The window AATTCTGAAGGCAGAATGGAAAATTTTAAAGTGAGGGAGAATTCCAATTTTGCCCCTGAACTGGCAGCAAAATATCCGGATATCAAATCCTATGTAGGACAAGGTCTGGACGATCCTAATTCCACAGTCTATTTCAGTGTTTCTCCACTAGGACTGTCTTCCATGGAAATTTACGGTGACAAATCTGCAGTTTTCATTGAGCCCTACACTAAAGATCTTTCTTCTTATGTAGTCTACAGAAAATCTGACAAAAAAGATGATCTTAACAAGTTTGAATGTACAGTAGTAGATGCTGCACAGAAAGGAGTTTCCAACTCTGCCCTTGCCGCAAGACCCAATGCTGATGATGCCAAGCTAAGAACATTCAGACTGGCATTATCATGTACCGGAGAATACACCACCTATTTCGGAGGCACAAAAGCCCAGGCTTTAGCAGCAATGAACACTACAATGACCCGTGTGAATGGTGTTTTTGAAAAAGATTTCGCTGCCAGAATGGTTCTTATTGCCAACAATGACGCCGTTATCTATACCAATGCCTCTACAGATCCTTATTCCGCTGCATCAGGAATGAGCAACTGGAATTCTCAGTTACAAAGTACTTTAACTTCTGTAATTGGGGAGGCCAATTATGATATCGGACACCTGTTCGGAGCTTCAGGAGGCGGAGGAAATGCAGGATGTATCGGCTGTATCTGTACAAACGGATCAAAAGGAAGCGGATATACTTCTCCGGCAGACGCTATTCCTTCAGGAGATAATTTTGATATCGATTATGTGGCTCACGAAATGGGGCATCAGTTCGGTGGAAACCATACTTTCTCTATGAACAATGAAGGAACCGGCGCCAACATGGAACCGGGTTCAGGATCAACCATTATGGGATATGCGGGAATTACCAGCCAGGATATCCAGCCTCATTCCGATGCGTTCTTCCACGCGATCAGTATTCAGCAGATCACCAATAATATCAAAGCTAAAACCTGCTCCGTAAACACCAATACAGGAAATTCAATTCCTACAGCCAATGCAGGTTTAGACTATACCATTCCAAAAGGAACTCCATTTGTTCTTACAGGAACCGGAACAGATGCTGACGGAGATTCTTTAACCTACATCTGGGAACAAATGGACAATGCCTCTTCTTCCCAGACAGGAGCAAGCTCAGCAGCCAGCGCAACTAAAGCTTCAGGACCTAACTTCAGATCATGGACTCCTACCACTGCACCGGTAAGATATTTCCCAAGAATGGCTTCCATACTAACCGGAGCAACGACTACAGCAGGCTCTGAAATCACTGTAGAAGCCCTTTCTTCGGTAGCCAGAACATTAAACTTCAGATTTACCGTCCGTGACAACAAAGCCGGAGGTTCAGGAAACAACTCTGATGATGCCGTAATCACTGTTAACGGAACCGCGGGACCATTCAATATAACTTCTCAGAATTCAGCAACCACCTATGCCGGAGGAAGTTCCCAAACCGTTACATGGAATGTGGCCGGTACTACCGCTAATGGTGTAAATGCAGCAAACGTAGACATTCTTTGGTCAACAGACAGCGGAAATTCATGGACTACTCTATTGGCAGGAACTCCAAATGACGGTTCGCAAGCTGTGACTATTCCAAATTCTACTACCACTACAGGAAGGATAATGGTAAAAGGATCGAATCATATTTTCTTCGATGTTAATAATGCCAATATCTCTGTAAATGCAGGTTCAGGAACTCCCGATACCGTAGCACCTACAGCGCCTACCCTTGCCGCTTCAGGAACTACCTCTACCACTACTAACCTTTCGTGGTCTGGTGCTACAGACAATGTAGCGGTTACCGGATATGATGTGTATCAGGGAGCTTCATTAATAGGCTCTACTGCCTCCACTACTTATACAGTAACAGGCTTAAGCCCTGCAACTACATATTCTTTCTCTGTTAAAGCAAAAGATGCAGCAGGAAATGCTTCCGTTTCCAGCAATACAGTAAGTGTGACTACACTTTCTGGAGGAACTGTTTCTTACTGCTCTTCTTCAGCATCCAATACCGCTGACGAAAGAATCGGCAACGTAACATTCGGATCTATTAACAATACATCTACAGGAACTGCAGGGTATGAAAACTTCACTTCGGTTTCCACCAATGTTACAGCAGGAAATACGTACACCATTTCTGTTACCCCGGTTTGGACGTCTACAAAATACAACGAAGCATACGCTGTTTATATTGATTATAACGGAGACGGAGATTTTACAGACAGCGGAGAATTAGCATGGACAAAAGCAGGATCAACAACCAGTCCGGTTACAGGATCTATTACCATTCCATCTACTGCAACTGCCGGATCTACAAGAATGCGGGTAATGATGAAATACAGCTCCATCCCTACTTCTTCATGTGAAGCATTCACGTACGGACAGGTTGAAGATTATACCCTTAACATTGTTTCTTCAGGAAAAGGAAATCTGCAGAATACCAAAGACCTGATTACAGATGTGCAGCTTTATCCAAATCCTGTGAGAGATCAGCTTTATATCTCAAATACAACATCAGAAGACTATAAAATCTTCGATATGGGTGGAAAACTCATCGACTCAGGAAAACTTCAGAGAGGTTCCGTGAACGTAAGCAGCCTTGTAAAAGGTGCTTATATGATCCAAATTGGAGAATCAGCTAAGAGGTTCATTAAAAATTAATAACTAATAGACTTTTTAAAATTAAACGATGCGAAAAACCGTTCTGTATAGAACGGTTTTTCCTTTTTATATAACTTTATAAAATATTTTTCACACAATCTTTTCTTTAGGGGAATACTGACAAAAAACATATCCATAAAATCTCTCAACAGGGATTTTTTTAACTATTTTTGGACAAAATACATTGACGTGAAAAAACATTTATTGATAACGGGAATGCTCGCATTGCCGGCTATTTTTTTTGCACAAACAGATCATTTATGGACCGCAGGTTCATCAGGGAGGCGCTCTCCCATTCTGGAAAACATGTCACGTTTTAAAAATCCTCAACTGTATCATTTGAATATAAACGGATTAAAAAAAATATTGACAAAAGCACCCAAAAGATCAACGCAGAAATCTGAAATCATCATCTCTTTTCCCAATCCGGAAGGAAAAATGGAAAACTTCAAGGTAACAGAAAATTCTAATTTCGAACCGGAACTGGCTGCTAAATATCCGGATATCCAATCGTACATGGGTGAAGGAATGGAAAATCCCGGTTCAAAAGTTTATTTCAGTATCTCCTCTTTAGGATTATCTTCTATGGAAATATATGGAGACCAATCTTCGGTTTTTATTCAGCCTTACACCCAAGATCTGTCCACTTATATTATTTATCGAAAGTCTGACAGCAAGGACAACTTAAATAAACTCGAATGTAAAGTTTTAGATGTTGCCCAAAAAGGAAACACCGGCACCATAAGCCATAAAAATGCAGATGATGCTACATTGAGAACCTTCAGACTTGCTCTTTCATGTACAGGGGAATATGCCTCTTACTTTGGGGGAACAAAAGCCCAGGCGCTGGCAGCAATGAACAATACATTGACCCGCGTAAATGGTATCTTTGAAAACGATTTTGCGGCAA of the Chryseobacterium aureum genome contains:
- a CDS encoding reprolysin-like metallopeptidase, translated to MKKQLTLIGMLLISGISFAQTDRLWSEGPRKTSSEIFENKTGISNPKVYNLDINGLKNVLAKAPKRLATGEKSELIISFPNSEGRMENFKVRENSNFAPELAAKYPDIKSYVGQGLDDPNSTVYFSVSPLGLSSMEIYGDKSAVFIEPYTKDLSSYVVYRKSDKKDDLNKFECTVVDAAQKGVSNSALAARPNADDAKLRTFRLALSCTGEYTTYFGGTKAQALAAMNTTMTRVNGVFEKDFAARMVLIANNDAVIYTNASTDPYSAASGMSNWNSQLQSTLTSVIGEANYDIGHLFGASGGGGNAGCIGCICTNGSKGSGYTSPADAIPSGDNFDIDYVAHEMGHQFGGNHTFSMNNEGTGANMEPGSGSTIMGYAGITSQDIQPHSDAFFHAISIQQITNNIKAKTCSVNTNTGNSIPTANAGLDYTIPKGTPFVLTGTGTDADGDSLTYIWEQMDNASSSQTGASSAASATKASGPNFRSWTPTTAPVRYFPRMASILTGATTTAGSEITVEALSSVARTLNFRFTVRDNKAGGSGNNSDDAVITVNGTAGPFNITSQNSATTYAGGSSQTVTWNVAGTTANGVNAANVDILWSTDSGNSWTTLLAGTPNDGSQAVTIPNSTTTTGRIMVKGSNHIFFDVNNANISVNAGSGTPDTVAPTAPTLAASGTTSTTTNLSWSGATDNVAVTGYDVYQGASLIGSTASTTYTVTGLSPATTYSFSVKAKDAAGNASVSSNTVSVTTLSGGTVSYCSSSASNTADERIGNVTFGSINNTSTGTAGYENFTSVSTNVTAGNTYTISVTPVWTSTKYNEAYAVYIDYNGDGDFTDSGELAWTKAGSTTSPVTGSITIPSTATAGSTRMRVMMKYSSIPTSSCEAFTYGQVEDYTLNIVSSGKGNLQNTKDLITDVQLYPNPVRDQLYISNTTSEDYKIFDMGGKLIDSGKLQRGSVNVSSLVKGAYMIQIGESAKRFIKN